The Candidatus Obscuribacterales bacterium genome includes a region encoding these proteins:
- a CDS encoding NAD-binding protein: protein MKPQIIICGLGRTGYQVFCLLKQQGTAVVGVTDTPIDPSFAAYHPPDHASDRPPDLPDLQSDIIVGNLRAAATLLAAGVRDAHTLVLAANDDALNLAILTQARVLNPHIRIINRLFNTSLGDRLDRTLPDHTTMSVAALSAPVFAFAALGNRTIGQLQLFQKTWPIHEEYIDADHPWLGRPLSWLWDDRHRMLIYYIPADSQLDLVSGVLQGHPLQVGDRLIFATQPSQRTAKRSLSQHFSEFVASVRQFQRHLNSTLAVLLLLLLTIF from the coding sequence ATGAAACCTCAGATCATTATTTGCGGCTTAGGACGGACAGGCTATCAAGTTTTTTGTTTGCTCAAACAGCAGGGCACGGCTGTAGTGGGGGTCACCGATACTCCCATTGATCCATCCTTCGCCGCCTACCATCCCCCCGATCATGCCAGCGATCGCCCCCCAGACCTTCCAGACCTCCAATCGGATATCATCGTGGGCAACCTGCGGGCCGCGGCCACTCTGCTCGCTGCCGGTGTCCGAGATGCCCATACCCTTGTCTTAGCAGCCAACGATGACGCCCTCAACTTGGCCATCCTCACCCAGGCGCGGGTGCTCAATCCCCACATTCGCATTATCAACCGTTTGTTCAACACCAGCTTGGGCGATCGCCTCGATCGCACCCTGCCGGATCACACCACCATGAGCGTTGCCGCTCTATCCGCTCCGGTATTTGCCTTTGCGGCCCTAGGCAATCGCACCATCGGACAACTGCAGCTCTTCCAAAAAACCTGGCCGATCCATGAAGAATATATCGACGCTGACCATCCCTGGCTAGGTCGTCCCCTAAGCTGGCTATGGGACGATCGCCATCGTATGTTGATCTACTACATCCCTGCCGACAGTCAGCTTGATTTGGTTTCCGGTGTGCTGCAAGGCCATCCTCTCCAAGTGGGCGATCGCCTGATTTTTGCTACTCAGCCCAGTCAGCGCACGGCCAAGCGATCGCTCTCCCAGCATTTTTCTGAATTTGTCGCCAGTGTCCGCCAATTTCAGCGCCATCTGAACTCCACCCTAGCCGTCCTGCTGTTGCTGCTGCTGACCATTTTCA
- the ribE gene encoding riboflavin synthase, whose protein sequence is MFTGLVQTLGTLTPVEGDRLQITWDDTTPDWVFADLSLGDSVAVDGICLTVTHHWATGFFADASPETLERTSLRGIQGTARVNLEPSLRVGSKLGGHFVTGHIDGIGYLDSVAQTHDSWEMVFRVEDPRVSRYIVPKGSIAINGVSLTVADCDAQGTTFWVAVIPLTYAHTNLHALQPGDRVNLEGDVLGKYVEKFLRLAPSNSSAALQSLDAMTTMTQDSPITAAFLAEHGYG, encoded by the coding sequence ATGTTTACTGGACTAGTGCAAACCTTGGGCACCCTCACCCCCGTGGAGGGCGATCGCCTACAGATTACCTGGGATGACACCACGCCCGATTGGGTATTTGCCGATTTGTCCCTCGGTGATAGCGTGGCGGTGGATGGCATTTGCCTCACCGTGACCCATCATTGGGCAACGGGCTTTTTTGCCGATGCGTCCCCCGAGACCTTGGAGCGCACCAGCCTTCGAGGCATTCAGGGCACAGCACGGGTGAACCTCGAACCCTCTCTGCGGGTGGGCAGTAAGTTGGGCGGGCATTTCGTCACCGGGCATATTGACGGCATCGGCTATCTAGACTCGGTCGCCCAAACCCACGACTCTTGGGAAATGGTCTTCCGGGTCGAGGATCCTCGGGTCTCGCGCTACATTGTGCCCAAGGGCAGTATTGCCATCAATGGCGTGAGTTTGACGGTGGCAGACTGCGATGCCCAGGGGACTACGTTTTGGGTAGCCGTGATTCCCCTCACCTATGCCCATACCAATCTTCACGCTCTGCAGCCGGGCGATCGCGTCAACCTAGAAGGCGATGTTTTAGGTAAGTATGTAGAAAAGTTTCTCCGCCTTGCCCCCAGCAACTCCTCAGCAGCCCTGCAATCCTTGGATGCCATGACGACCATGACCCAAGACAGTCCGATTACCGCTGCATTTCTCGCTGAGCATGGCTACGGCTAG
- the moaC gene encoding cyclic pyranopterin monophosphate synthase MoaC, translating to MSSNFSNFLDGSAAKVAATSLTHLDAQGQAQMVDVSDKSVTLRRAIATGRVRMMTATLETIQAGNAPKGDVLGTARLAGIMAAKQTAMLIPLCHPLPLQKVEVTLEPDPDLPGVVIRAEVKTRAETGVEMEALTAVSVAALTLYDMAKALEKSMVIEDIHLVSKTGGKSGDYSAG from the coding sequence ATGTCATCTAATTTTTCAAATTTCTTGGACGGGTCGGCGGCCAAGGTTGCGGCAACCTCCCTCACCCATCTCGATGCCCAGGGCCAGGCGCAGATGGTAGATGTGTCTGACAAGTCGGTGACCCTCCGACGGGCGATCGCCACAGGACGGGTGCGTATGATGACCGCGACTCTGGAGACGATTCAGGCGGGCAATGCTCCTAAGGGAGATGTGTTAGGTACGGCCCGCCTCGCGGGTATCATGGCGGCGAAGCAAACGGCGATGTTGATTCCCCTTTGCCATCCCCTGCCCCTGCAAAAGGTGGAGGTGACTCTGGAACCTGATCCAGACCTGCCGGGGGTAGTGATTCGGGCGGAGGTGAAAACTAGGGCAGAGACGGGGGTGGAGATGGAAGCACTGACGGCGGTTTCTGTAGCGGCGCTCACCCTTTATGACATGGCGAAGGCGTTGGAAAAATCCATGGTGATTGAGGATATTCATCTGGTCAGCAAGACCGGCGGTAAATCGGGGGACTACAGCGCTGGCTAG
- a CDS encoding DUF2232 domain-containing protein has translation MSSASEHDYVDPRSGATPEGGDAQGATPPGGGIPVQGDDDRNWADPTTRDSDLGDTSLQAAIAVDLKPPQMHTTVPPLSLVETAFLSSAAGLIWLVSYYLSLSPWMRIFFPTPIALVYLRWGGRAAWMAALVTSLLLSVLMGPYLSLLFFIPYGLLGVQLGALWKRGAPWSVSIGLGTLISTLSFFFRIWLLSIFLGEDIWLYLTNRIADFVDWMTAILVSWGILGIGAYGRPDLTLVQLLTLGAVILSDLVYLFTVHLGAWVLLSRLGNPIPDPPEWVQILLEEES, from the coding sequence ATGAGTAGTGCTTCCGAACATGACTATGTAGACCCCAGATCTGGCGCAACACCGGAGGGGGGCGATGCCCAGGGTGCCACACCACCAGGCGGAGGAATTCCAGTCCAGGGTGATGACGATCGCAACTGGGCTGACCCAACCACCCGAGATAGCGATCTGGGAGACACCTCGCTCCAGGCAGCGATCGCTGTGGATCTGAAACCGCCACAGATGCACACCACCGTTCCGCCCCTCAGCCTCGTGGAAACGGCTTTTTTATCCAGCGCGGCTGGATTAATTTGGCTGGTGAGCTACTACCTCAGCCTCAGCCCCTGGATGCGCATCTTTTTTCCTACCCCCATCGCCTTGGTCTATCTGCGCTGGGGCGGCCGGGCTGCTTGGATGGCGGCGCTGGTGACCAGCTTGCTGCTGTCGGTGCTCATGGGCCCCTACCTCAGCTTGCTGTTCTTCATTCCCTACGGTCTCCTAGGCGTCCAGTTGGGGGCATTGTGGAAACGCGGTGCGCCTTGGAGCGTGTCCATTGGTTTGGGCACCCTCATTTCAACCCTCAGCTTTTTCTTCCGCATCTGGCTGCTGTCGATTTTCCTGGGGGAAGATATTTGGCTGTATCTGACCAATCGCATTGCTGATTTTGTGGATTGGATGACCGCCATCCTCGTTAGTTGGGGCATTCTGGGCATTGGTGCCTATGGCCGCCCTGATCTCACCTTGGTGCAGCTTCTCACCTTGGGCGCAGTGATTTTGAGTGATTTAGTCTATCTCTTTACGGTGCATCTGGGAGCCTGGGTGTTGCTCAGCCGTCTTGGTAACCCCATCCCCGATCCGCCGGAGTGGGTGCAGATCTTGCTAGAGGAGGAAAGCTAG
- a CDS encoding TIGR00303 family protein, with product MGALMVRSHTQLAVSESWLRQAWGQGWQFVCLLGFTETALLPGISAAGATPEDRQFTAIADAEFLYHGPQPQPRYPLPPLQAGASPVLISRAVIAAQDMPLTLVNTGLHHPPPAPHVDLGGTPAACVSQGQALDVATVQHLFHQGLAWGDRLAMTHADRCILLSECVVGGTTTALAVLLGLGWPVTGMVNSSHPTCNHAQKQAIARQGLDRWRARMGWSELPSPGQIDPLQVVAAVGDPMQIAAAGMAIAASRHRLVLLAGGTQMLAVYALAQAIAQYHAVAWQRHRIMVGTTRWVVDDPTGNTIGLANLLQAPLISTNLSFATSRYAQLRAYEQGYVKEGVGAGGSAIAAYLNQGWQQPQLLEAIEQLAAQLDHATSPQISLN from the coding sequence GTGGGGGCGTTGATGGTGCGCAGCCACACCCAGCTTGCGGTCAGTGAGTCATGGTTGCGACAGGCCTGGGGGCAAGGGTGGCAGTTTGTCTGTCTATTAGGCTTTACGGAAACAGCCCTGTTGCCCGGCATCTCAGCGGCGGGCGCAACCCCTGAGGATCGCCAGTTCACCGCGATCGCCGATGCCGAGTTCCTATACCACGGTCCCCAACCGCAACCGCGATATCCCTTGCCACCACTCCAGGCAGGTGCATCGCCGGTTTTGATCTCTCGGGCCGTGATCGCTGCCCAAGACATGCCGTTAACGCTAGTGAACACGGGGCTGCACCATCCTCCCCCAGCTCCCCATGTTGACCTAGGAGGAACTCCAGCCGCCTGCGTGAGCCAAGGGCAAGCCCTCGACGTAGCCACAGTGCAGCATCTGTTTCACCAAGGATTAGCCTGGGGCGATCGCTTAGCCATGACCCATGCCGATCGCTGCATCCTCCTGAGTGAATGCGTGGTAGGCGGCACGACAACGGCCCTCGCGGTGCTGCTTGGGCTAGGCTGGCCGGTGACCGGTATGGTTAACAGCAGCCATCCCACCTGCAATCACGCCCAAAAACAAGCGATCGCCCGCCAAGGACTCGATCGCTGGCGGGCGAGAATGGGCTGGAGCGAGTTACCGTCTCCGGGACAGATCGATCCGCTGCAGGTGGTGGCTGCTGTGGGCGATCCTATGCAAATTGCGGCGGCTGGGATGGCGATCGCCGCCAGTCGCCACCGATTAGTCTTATTGGCGGGCGGCACCCAAATGCTTGCTGTCTATGCCCTGGCCCAAGCGATCGCTCAGTACCATGCCGTAGCCTGGCAGCGCCATCGCATCATGGTGGGTACAACCCGCTGGGTGGTGGATGATCCCACCGGCAACACCATTGGCTTGGCCAACCTGCTGCAAGCTCCCCTGATTTCAACCAACCTCAGTTTTGCCACATCTCGCTATGCGCAACTGCGGGCCTACGAACAGGGCTATGTCAAAGAAGGGGTCGGAGCGGGAGGTAGTGCGATCGCTGCCTATCTCAATCAAGGCTGGCAACAGCCCCAACTGCTGGAGGCTATCGAGCAATTGGCTGCTCAGCTAGACCATGCGACTAGCCCCCAGATTTCGTTGAACTAG
- a CDS encoding VOC family protein, which translates to MLRPFHVAFPVQDLAQTRHFYEEILGCRVGRTADTWIDFDLFGHQITAHLSPNDTPSPSANAVDGRSVPVCHWGVILDMETWQSFRDRLQSHGITFVIEPYIRFQGEVGEQATLFFLDPSGNALEFKAFRDDAAIFATDL; encoded by the coding sequence ATGCTGCGACCCTTTCATGTGGCATTTCCAGTGCAGGATCTTGCCCAGACCCGTCACTTTTATGAAGAGATTTTGGGCTGTCGGGTAGGACGTACGGCCGATACTTGGATTGATTTTGATTTGTTCGGCCATCAAATCACCGCCCACCTCAGCCCCAACGATACCCCGTCGCCGTCAGCCAATGCTGTGGATGGGCGATCGGTGCCCGTGTGTCACTGGGGCGTTATTTTGGACATGGAAACCTGGCAATCGTTCCGCGATCGCCTCCAGTCCCATGGCATCACCTTTGTGATTGAACCCTATATCCGCTTTCAGGGCGAGGTTGGGGAACAGGCAACGCTGTTCTTTTTGGATCCTAGCGGCAATGCTCTAGAGTTCAAAGCCTTTAGAGACGATGCGGCGATATTTGCGACAGACTTATAG
- a CDS encoding pentapeptide repeat-containing protein: protein MAGHQNHRKLNVPLRSSNPEDPAQTAGRDWRWTGFRDKTLWNVLELLILPLSLLIGVWYLNARVSQQQEQVVQRQVAEQQQIDQMAIDRAQQDTLDRYIDDMVVSIDEGLLTSPATSQQRDLARARTLLTLRSLDNAYKALLLQFVYEAGLISESNTVISLSRAELSGINLNATFLAQANLRETLLADSEFLGAKLQGANLSVAELSRAGLSDSFLFEANLSRATLSNAKLQRAILVRANLSGADLGGADLSGAFLVRTNLRGANLRNANLRNANLNEANLNSANLDGTDISQAFLCNTIMPDGSVENRDCP, encoded by the coding sequence ATGGCAGGGCATCAGAACCATAGAAAACTCAACGTCCCACTGCGGTCATCCAACCCAGAGGATCCAGCTCAAACAGCGGGACGAGATTGGCGATGGACAGGATTTCGCGATAAAACACTGTGGAATGTTCTAGAGCTTCTGATTTTGCCCCTGTCGCTGCTGATTGGGGTTTGGTACCTCAACGCTCGCGTTAGCCAGCAACAAGAACAGGTGGTGCAGCGCCAAGTTGCCGAACAGCAGCAGATCGATCAGATGGCGATCGATCGCGCTCAGCAAGACACTCTCGATCGCTACATTGATGACATGGTGGTCTCCATTGACGAGGGGCTGCTAACCTCCCCTGCCACTTCCCAACAACGGGATCTTGCTAGAGCACGCACCCTACTGACCTTGCGATCGCTGGATAACGCCTACAAAGCGCTGTTGCTGCAGTTTGTCTATGAGGCAGGCCTAATTTCAGAATCCAACACCGTCATTTCCCTCAGTCGGGCAGAATTGAGCGGCATTAATCTAAACGCTACGTTTTTGGCCCAGGCCAACCTACGGGAAACCTTACTCGCCGATTCAGAATTTCTCGGTGCCAAACTCCAGGGCGCAAACCTGAGCGTTGCAGAACTATCGCGGGCGGGGCTTAGCGACTCCTTCTTGTTTGAAGCCAACCTCAGCCGAGCTACCTTGAGCAATGCCAAACTGCAGCGGGCCATTCTCGTCCGTGCCAACCTAAGCGGGGCAGATCTAGGCGGCGCAGACTTGAGCGGGGCATTCCTAGTGCGGACGAACCTTCGTGGTGCCAATCTACGCAATGCCAATTTGCGCAACGCTAATCTCAACGAAGCCAATCTCAACTCTGCTAATCTCGATGGCACGGACATCAGTCAAGCCTTTCTCTGCAACACCATCATGCCAGACGGCAGCGTCGAAAACCGCGACTGTCCCTAG
- a CDS encoding TraX family protein — translation MLLLGNVFHLPTGPRLHPVDRAHRSAIQNLARHRLKPFHSYEHPNQGFLSPMVSLPRIFTNYDIKLLAALLMVIDHVGDIFFPQCMILRQIGRLSLPLFVWLLVQGERHTHNVVLYGVRLLLLGVLSQPIYELAFNLPPYHDFNILFTLSIGLVCLRLARMFPRIMLPIWIAGAMAARFLAVDYGSYGIAVIAFGSRFKPTVLWWLCWIGLHAMILYALPGYGRIQGFATIAPLLFHMTNHEVGAKARWFYGFYPVHLLVLYLIHQWTMML, via the coding sequence ATGTTGCTTCTGGGGAATGTCTTCCATCTGCCCACAGGGCCACGTCTACACCCTGTAGATAGAGCCCATCGTTCGGCCATACAGAATCTGGCACGTCATAGGCTGAAACCGTTTCATTCCTATGAACACCCGAATCAAGGGTTTCTCTCGCCCATGGTGAGCTTGCCAAGAATTTTCACAAACTACGACATCAAGCTGCTTGCTGCACTATTGATGGTCATTGATCACGTGGGGGATATTTTCTTTCCCCAATGTATGATCCTTCGGCAGATTGGGCGACTGAGCCTACCGCTCTTTGTCTGGCTCTTAGTCCAGGGTGAGCGCCATACTCATAATGTGGTGCTCTACGGCGTGCGGCTCTTATTGCTAGGTGTTTTATCTCAACCCATTTATGAACTAGCCTTCAATCTCCCGCCCTATCACGACTTCAATATTTTATTTACGTTGTCCATTGGCTTAGTTTGCCTACGCTTAGCCCGCATGTTTCCCCGGATCATGCTGCCCATTTGGATTGCTGGAGCTATGGCAGCGCGATTTTTGGCGGTCGATTATGGCAGCTATGGTATTGCCGTCATTGCCTTTGGTAGCCGGTTTAAACCCACGGTTCTATGGTGGTTATGTTGGATAGGACTCCATGCCATGATTCTCTATGCCCTACCAGGCTATGGCCGCATTCAGGGGTTTGCCACGATCGCTCCCCTGTTGTTTCATATGACCAACCATGAGGTAGGAGCAAAGGCACGATGGTTCTATGGATTCTATCCAGTCCATTTACTCGTGCTTTATCTCATACATCAATGGACCATGATGCTATAG
- a CDS encoding phycobiliprotein lyase: MLSFSDFFTACAGTWTTERTYHYVLDGEVERSYTEFRAMPLGSADKQRILSRFTPLDEQQAIAGRDRCPGFAIAFETRSETGEEVFMSLKALFVPDHVAQHYHLNSAPPHLPVASHYPKDPELIEGVYLRNEGYSETGAIAGRFTYQPTRQTLEMTTYYNRSVAVDQMRFVSPELRMRTIVTYQRPTDGEIPTVVDLMGFGVERKSTTN; encoded by the coding sequence ATGCTAAGTTTCAGCGATTTTTTTACAGCCTGTGCCGGTACTTGGACGACCGAACGCACCTATCATTATGTGTTGGATGGCGAAGTGGAGCGATCGTATACTGAATTTCGGGCCATGCCCCTAGGTTCTGCCGACAAACAGCGCATCCTCAGTCGGTTTACGCCCTTGGATGAACAGCAGGCTATTGCTGGTCGCGATCGCTGTCCAGGTTTTGCCATAGCGTTTGAAACCCGCTCAGAAACGGGGGAAGAAGTATTCATGAGCCTCAAGGCCCTGTTTGTGCCTGATCATGTGGCTCAGCACTATCATCTCAACTCTGCGCCGCCCCATCTACCCGTAGCATCCCACTATCCCAAGGATCCAGAATTAATTGAGGGCGTTTATCTCCGCAATGAAGGGTATTCTGAAACGGGGGCGATCGCCGGTCGCTTTACCTATCAGCCCACGCGCCAAACCCTAGAGATGACCACCTACTACAACCGGTCGGTGGCGGTAGATCAGATGCGATTTGTATCGCCAGAGTTGCGAATGCGCACCATCGTGACCTACCAGCGCCCCACCGATGGCGAGATTCCAACGGTCGTTGATCTGATGGGATTTGGGGTTGAACGCAAGTCCACTACTAACTGA
- a CDS encoding extracellular solute-binding protein, with amino-acid sequence MARYHLTRREFLWGSAALALQLAGCGGQERSPLVVALLENSVPTELIQEFTRRIGRGTKLDFEPIEQLQDTFRRLQTLEANSPNIPDWMTLGDAWLAAAIQQDLIRPIANLETLDAWAQLPPQWQALVRRDRQGAPQPEGDIWAAPYRWGSLVLVYSVAAMEKLNWVPSQWEDLWRPDLQGRISVPDSARVVIGLILKQLGQSANQVSLDEAAVADRLAALHQQMRFYSSDAYLEPLLRDDTWLAVGWSTDVLPFIQRDRRLKAVIPDAGTLLFADLWVQPRNAPTPGEMAMEWIEFCWQPDIAERITTLSLSTSPQLQPSDPDAIASVVDTSPLLWPGEAVIERSEWLAPLPEEAIATYRDLWLKVRKTG; translated from the coding sequence ATGGCCCGTTATCATCTGACCCGTCGAGAATTTTTGTGGGGTAGTGCTGCTCTTGCCCTCCAGCTAGCAGGATGCGGCGGTCAGGAGCGATCGCCCCTGGTGGTTGCTCTGCTCGAAAACTCAGTTCCCACTGAGCTGATTCAGGAATTTACTCGGCGCATCGGCCGTGGCACTAAGCTCGACTTTGAACCCATCGAGCAACTTCAGGATACCTTTCGTCGCCTACAGACCCTAGAAGCCAATAGTCCTAACATTCCCGACTGGATGACCCTGGGGGATGCTTGGCTAGCCGCAGCCATTCAGCAAGACCTGATCCGCCCCATCGCAAATCTGGAAACGTTGGACGCCTGGGCCCAACTGCCGCCTCAGTGGCAGGCGCTGGTACGCCGCGATCGCCAAGGAGCCCCCCAACCTGAGGGTGATATTTGGGCAGCCCCCTACCGCTGGGGTAGTTTAGTGTTGGTCTACTCGGTCGCGGCGATGGAGAAGCTGAACTGGGTACCGAGTCAATGGGAGGATTTGTGGCGACCTGACTTGCAGGGACGGATTTCGGTGCCCGATAGCGCCCGCGTGGTGATTGGGTTGATCCTGAAACAGTTGGGACAGTCTGCCAACCAGGTTTCGTTGGATGAAGCGGCGGTGGCAGACCGGCTGGCAGCGCTGCATCAACAGATGCGGTTCTACAGTTCCGATGCCTACCTAGAACCCCTGCTGCGGGACGATACCTGGCTGGCCGTAGGCTGGTCTACGGATGTCTTGCCGTTTATCCAGCGCGATCGCCGCCTGAAGGCCGTGATCCCTGATGCCGGAACGCTGCTGTTTGCCGATCTCTGGGTGCAGCCGCGCAATGCTCCCACGCCGGGAGAGATGGCCATGGAGTGGATTGAGTTTTGCTGGCAGCCCGACATTGCCGAGCGGATTACCACCCTGAGTCTGTCAACCTCACCCCAGCTCCAGCCCAGTGACCCCGACGCGATCGCTTCGGTGGTGGATACCAGTCCCTTGCTTTGGCCAGGAGAGGCGGTGATAGAGCGGAGTGAATGGCTAGCCCCATTGCCTGAGGAGGCGATCGCTACCTACCGAGATCTGTGGCTTAAGGTACGGAAAACGGGTTAG